A genomic window from Vitis riparia cultivar Riparia Gloire de Montpellier isolate 1030 chromosome 18, EGFV_Vit.rip_1.0, whole genome shotgun sequence includes:
- the LOC117907874 gene encoding selenoprotein K isoform X1, with the protein MLPYQLLRTTEEYILCVVKSNRSIWRLRTITDFFWAIVNFIGVFFATMFSMEKSDAYRKSSGSGKKWDGGGPGGPGRGPYGGGPRGPPRGLDNVRGIDHSALPACGSCCGG; encoded by the exons ATGCTTCCATATCAGCTTTTGAGAACAACGGAAGAGTACATCCTAT GTGTTGTGAAGTCCAACCGATCAATATGGCGACTAAGAACAATCACTGATTTTTTTTGGGCTATTGTGAATTTCATTGGCGTGTTTTTTGCGACAATGTTCTcg ATGGAAAAATCAGATGCTTACAGGAAAAGCTCGGGTTCTGGAAAGAAATGGGATGGTGGTGGCCCGGGAGGTCCTGGAAGGGGTCCATATGGTGGTGGTCCGCGTGGTCCACCCCGTGGATTAGACAATGTTCGAGGGATTGACCACA GTGCTCTACCCGCCTGTGGTTCTTGCTGTGGAGGCTGA
- the LOC117907874 gene encoding selenoprotein K isoform X2 encodes MAYVERGVVKSNRSIWRLRTITDFFWAIVNFIGVFFATMFSMEKSDAYRKSSGSGKKWDGGGPGGPGRGPYGGGPRGPPRGLDNVRGIDHSALPACGSCCGG; translated from the exons GTGTTGTGAAGTCCAACCGATCAATATGGCGACTAAGAACAATCACTGATTTTTTTTGGGCTATTGTGAATTTCATTGGCGTGTTTTTTGCGACAATGTTCTcg ATGGAAAAATCAGATGCTTACAGGAAAAGCTCGGGTTCTGGAAAGAAATGGGATGGTGGTGGCCCGGGAGGTCCTGGAAGGGGTCCATATGGTGGTGGTCCGCGTGGTCCACCCCGTGGATTAGACAATGTTCGAGGGATTGACCACA GTGCTCTACCCGCCTGTGGTTCTTGCTGTGGAGGCTGA